In Bos taurus isolate L1 Dominette 01449 registration number 42190680 breed Hereford chromosome 10, ARS-UCD2.0, whole genome shotgun sequence, the genomic window TTTCCTGCACTCTGTGGGTTTCCATGGTTAGTGGGGGGAAATTCCTGTTTCCGTTGATTATATGGTTTGCCTATGGAGTTCAttctgaaatgtttccttggcagCCCAATACTGAAGACTCCCCACACATTAAGATACATATGACTGTTCAAGGGGAAATGATTTGGTGATGTATATCTCCTGGGCCCTTATTTTTATTAGACTGAATTCACTGACCTttgattcaacaaacatttgttgagctcTTTGCGTAGCCAAGTCTGCATCTGTTAGTAGCAGTGCACTGTGATAAgtcccatgaaagtgaaaagtgtcagtcgctcagttgtatccagctctttgtgactccatggactgcagcctgccaggctcttctgtccacgggatttcctaggcaagaatactggagtgggtagtcattcccttctccaggggaatattcttgacccagggatggaacccaagtcttctgcattgcaggcggattctttatcactgagacacCAGTATTCATTGAGCATTCAGAGATAGCAAAGTCTGGGATTGTTAGTAGCAGTGTACTGTGATAAGCCCCATAGCATTGTGTTACAGAAGGGGCAGGTACAAAAAGGAAAGATTATAAATAGCCTGCGTTGGAAAAAGTGGTCTTTGAACAGTGTCATAAAAGATTAGTAGAAATGGGTGAATGAACAATCAAATTATCAACAACCCAAGTTAATAGCATTTGAATTGAGACTGCACTGTGGCAGACTCTGGGACAAATTATCCTCATGAATGAGGACTGATTGCATAACCATAGAAACGAAAAGTGTTTTCCTCTTTTGACCgtaattaaacttttatttaattgCTTTCTTCTGTTGACTCAAATTAAATTTGCTTAATTATTACAGGTTTTATTCTGGTAAATAAAAACATGGTAAATCATCAAATTTTTTATTTGTCATTGACAGTTCaatataaattaagtaaaatattaattcagTTCTGTACTATTATCAAaagttttccaatttttccataaaatgaCCATATCTAAATATATAGTTTAATGGTCAAAACAAGTTCAACAAAAGATTATTTACAAATATGAGAAGACTATGGCCCTATAACTCTTTTCTCCACCAAAGTGAACATGTAATTATTAGTCCAAGAAAATCACAAACTCTACTAAAAGAATGTACTCCAAACAAGTGATGGGACATGTTTGTGTCCAATTTCTCAGACTTCCATTACTTTGGATAAACATTCTTCAAGTATACTATACAGCAGACATTTTAATCTTGTCATGGAAATGCCctgaaagagttttaaaatgaCCATAATTACCAATACCAGTCCTTAAGATAATTTTGCTGAATAAAGAAGTAGAGGGGGTGGGGGACCATTTCTGCTTTTTCTGCCACATAGATTGACGGGAGCTTGTTCAAACAGTGCCTTATCATGCTTGAACACAAGGTAGTCACCCTCAGTTCTTCTATTGCTGGATTTTACCATCTTTAGCTGTgcattaaacaacaacaacaccctTTTCTAGCCCCTTCATTGCCTTTGCATGCATTACCTTCcaggattcttctcttttttggaCTTCTTCCCTGCTACCCATGTGCTTCTTGGGTAGAGTTTATTTCCTATTTGTATCAAAGACTGAATGACACAGGTCTGCTCTGTCTCTGATTATTTATCTGCACTAAGGTCCGTTTAATACTGTTCCTTTGTGACTATTTTGAATACTCCCAACTGCTTAaaaacacaagcacacacacaaagatatacTCAGGGACAATCATTAAATAGTCTTCCTCTTCTGGTTTTCTAAGAGAAACTAAGGCACAAAGAGGAAGCCTCCATGAATTAGGGTCAgtaagtgaagtcaagtggccaaTCTTTTCAAACTGCCTTTTCCACTAGCTTCTTGCTAATTTGAGAAACAGCAGAAAAATGAATGACAGTTTAAATTTGATGTTTATTTCTGCCTTTCTGCAAATCTCTGCCATCCAGTAAACTCCACCTTCTTAGAAAAGGAAGTTCTTCTGTGATCTAGGCATGGCAAAGATAAAGCCATGCCACAATCCAGATTCAGTGAAGAGCTGAAAGAATTCAGATGTTGGTGCCATGGTGGTTTTCTTAGGAGAAGAAGGACAAACCCTGCCCTTGAGCCAAGCCACTGGGACTCCTGGAGTTTAGCTGAGGCTAAATCATGCCTCCCCTTGAAGGTAGTTTGGTTCAGAAGAACTACACTGTGGACAAAGAGGACAGAAACTAATCCAAAGTGCCATCAATCAACCCCTGCCACAGCTTAGGTTCCCCTGGGTAAGAGGCTTCAGAAGGAAAAGATGAGCTTGGAGGTCAACTGAGGGTCTACTTAGCCTATATTATCTCTAGTAATGGGCAGTAATAGGAGCAAAATAACCTGGACAAATGCAAGGTGTTTGGATGAATCCGGCAGTGCACACTGGGCTTTTATCAGGCATCAAGCAGGCAAGGTTGGAAGGTTTGCTTCGTGCTCAAGGTTTTGGCCATCCTGAAGGAGAATCATTTTGGCAGGGTGTGCTGAGTCGTCTGCTTCAGGCTTCTCTTGGGTCCAGCTGCCATCATCAGCCAGTCCACAGGGATGCCCAGCAGGTCACAGCTGACATCCCACAGCCGCCTTGCTACCGTCTCATTACGAGCCTGTGCAGAGACCCATGCCACGTGGCAGTCActggaagggaaagagagagccTTAGAACACAGGGTTAAGAATGCAGTCTGCCCTCCGCCTGGCATAAGGAACACGACAGAAAAATAACCCGGGGATGACATGTGCTCTGGGTGGTTCACAGGACCAGTGTTTGTCCTACCTCTTCATTCTCCAGACTTTACCCCAGAGAAAAATGGGGTCAGAACCATTTTGGAACTCATAGACCACCTGGGATCAGAATGTTTATTTGATATATAATACATATCATTTAGTCTTTATATcccccttgtgtgtgtgtgtatataaatatttaattataatatcAGTGTCTGGCTGATACCTGTGTATGTCCATCTTGTTCAAATATGTCTGTAAGGTCAACTCTATAAGATGCTGTATGGTGTCATGTGGCTGAGATACTACATTGCTCTTAGATGCTTGGAGCGATTAAAGAAGTGCTTCTTCTTTCTTCAGTGTACCTACAGTTATAACTGTAGGttataaaactacaaaactcaAAGAACAAGTTAAGTCAGCTTCATAAccaacaaaagaaggaaaagatgataggagaaaagaaatggtaacacggggacttccctggtggttcagtggttaagacactgcctTCCAccgaggtgcaggtttgatccctgattggagagttaagatcccacatgcctcattgccaaaaaaaccaaaacaaaaacagaagcaatattgtaacaaattcaaaatgactgttaaaatggtccacgttaaaaaaaaaaaatcgtaaaaaaagaaatggtaataagGTCCCATCTGTTTCATATACGTTCTCTTCACTGTTGTAATTCCAATTATTTTAAGTCCCCATTAAATACAGGAGAGCTGTCCCAACTCTTTACTTCCCAGAAAAGTTTCTCAAGAATAattcttttactcttttttctcctctctgcaTCTAGTACACAGCAGGGATTCAATGAAgggttattttttaatgattggcTAAAGGGAATCAAGATCTTTGAAGTCGTGTGAGAAACAATTTTTAAGACTATACCATTttgggggctcccctggtggctccacAGTAAAGGatctggcctgccaatgcaggagacacaggttcaatccctggtctgggaagattccacatgctgcagggcaactaacaccatgcatcacaactattgagcctgtgtcctagagcccaggaacctcaactattgagcccacttgccgcaactactaaagcccgctTGCCCCAGAGCCCACAgactccgcagcaagagaagccactgcaaagagaagcccacgcatcgcaactagagagtagccccagctcgctgaagctagagaaaagcccttgaagcacagcctaaaataaataaaattactaaaaaaaaaaacactatactATTTcaggactttcctagtggtccagtggttaagaatctgcctgccaatggaggtgACATGacttctatccctggtccaggaaaaccCCACTTGCTCCAGAGCAACTGaacccatgtgtcacaactattaAAGACCTCACGCCTGGAGGCTCCacgacaatgagaagcccaggctttgcaatgaagagtagcccttgcttgccacaactggagaaagcctgtacatagcaatgaagacccagtgcagcacctccaaaaataaataaataaatacttttttttttaaaggatatagtGTATCAGACAAATCCAAATAATTTCCTATAGGCAATAAAATTCCATCTTCAAAAACACACACGTTCGTACCTGAAATGGTTTCCGCTGAGAACTTCTAGACCCTCCGTTAAGGCACAGTATAGGCTGGTCTGGGCTCCCTGCTGTGGGGTCTTGATGAAGAAGGAGAAAATCCACCAGATCCATCTCATGAGGGCTGAGTGCCGAACCAGTTCAGAGTTAACTGTGCCAGGGTGCACAGAGTACACCGTGACGCCAGAGCCTGATGCTAGGAAGCCATATGGAAAGAGGAAGACAGGACTTGATGATGCTGAATGGCCAAAGAGGGCAGGAGACATGAACGGACATTTGCCTGCTGTGGACTCTGCTCTCCTGATGCTGTCACAACCACTCCTCACAGTAATGTATATTTTTACTTCACAGATTACAATTCAGGCTGAGCGTGGCTATTAACTGTCAGGAAGCAGCAGAGCCAGGACCCACTCAGAAGCAGTTGACATTGTTGATCACTGCCTTTCTAAAGCTGCCTTTTCACTGGTGGTGGTAAATCTCCAGTACTATATGGAAAGCTCTCTAAAATACGGTTAGAATTTCAGTTCCTTATGTATGGTATATACACAGTTAAATGCACAAGAAAATAATTGGAGAGGTGCAGGTCAAGTTGTTGACAGTGGTTTCTTGGGGAAGGCGGCGGAGGGGAAGCAGAAGAGGGACAGAGAAGAGTAAGTCGGGGGGGGGTTTCATTTCTAGCTCTGTATACTTCCATATTATTGGAACATTTTTTCACAGTGCAAATTATTCATGCATTACTAGATTCATTTTACATGGGACAGCTGGATAAAAACTTGCTAATTATTTCTCTCTCCTGTTGGATGTGAACcactccacccccagcccctaatCCAGTGTGTAGAATAACATGGGCCCTGAATACGTGGCTATTGAATGGCTGAATGAATGACTCTTCATCATGCCCAGGTTTCTTTCTTTGCATCACAGCTTATTTCCCACCTAATCCTCATCCATCAGGTGTCCTTACTTGTGTATCCTCTGCTCTTATCTGATCCTCACAGCTGGACCCATCTCTGCACTTCTAGGCTCCCCCTAACACCCTGACCAACTTTTGGTTGATTTTCACCACCCAGTTCCCCTGATCCATCTACAGCTGATAAAGGATATCACGCCCTAGGCATAGACTTTCCTCCCCATCTCACAGCTGTTCATGTGGTTTGACACTCCTGTTCCAGTGATGAAGCGCTTGTGTCTGATTCCTTCTGCCTGATCTGCCTGCCTCAAGTCTAAGCACTTCTAATTGTCCACGTTGGATTTCCTTACTCTTTATTGGAAATCCAGAGTAGACTGTGCTAAGGACCTCTGGTTGTGTCTGGAGACTCCCTTCCTCGAGCATACATTTCCCTTTTATTTGAACCTTTGCTGTTAGGGAGACCCCCTCACCCTCTATAGGCCCAGGACCTGTTTTATCCTAGTGTTTGTAGCCACTGCAAGTTTTGGTCCCTCCATTCTATCTAGAAGTCAAAAACCTTGATTTGCTCATGAGTCAAGGTTAAATTAATCATAACAATAACCCATGAAGCAGTCCCACTTTACATATGGGGAATTAAGACTTGAAAAGTTAAGCAACTTGCTGCAGGTCGTGCAGCTAGTAAATGCCAAAGTCAAGCTTTCAGAACTCCCCCATCACCTCCAACATTCATTTGTGGGCTGTTTACTAAAACCATACCCAAGCAGAGCCATGAAAGCAGATGCTGTCTACAGATGGGCTCCATAAAACAGCTCTGATTCCTGTGACTTTTAGCTACTTCCCATTGACTCATGTCTCCATACTCACTACTTTTAAGCCTACCTTTTAGCCTCCGAGCCAGTTCCTGGGTGAAGAGAATGTTGGCTAATTTGCTGTGACAGTAGGCCAGACCTGATTGGTAGAACTTCTCGCCCTGCAGGTTATGGAAGTGGATCCTTCCCAGGAGATGTGCTAAGGAAGATACATTCACCACCCTCGATGGtgctgattcctccagcttttcTAGCAACAGATGAGTCAGGAGGAAGTGACCTatgagaaaaagaatgaacagatTTCAGGGCCAAGGTGGGGGTAAAGGGAGTAGTGGTGAGCCAGGCTCTGCTATGGGAGACAGAGAATCCAATAATAAagcttttaacttttattattaaCTACAGAACAAGTTCAATGAGAGTTTAGGGACATAGGAACAGCCAAAGACATAGACATCCTTCTGTGACAGAGGTCTAGATTATGTGAATatgaattccccaggccagaatactggagtgggtagcagttcccttttccaggggatcttcccaacccagggatcaaacccaggtatcctgtattgcaggcagagtctttaccagctgagctaccagggaagccctcgtgAATATGAAATCATATCTTATTCCAACTTTGAATAACATCACtgttgcagggaggaagccaattctgaccCTG contains:
- the RDH11 gene encoding retinol dehydrogenase 11 isoform X2, with amino-acid sequence MRKMLSSGVCTSTIQLPGKVAVVTGANAGIGKETAKELARRGARVYLACRDVQNGELVAREIQMMTGNQQVLVRKLDLADTKSIRAFAKRFLEEEKHLHILINNAGVMMCPYSKTADGFEMHMGVNHLGHFLLTHLLLEKLEESAPSRVVNVSSLAHLLGRIHFHNLQGEKFYQSGLAYCHSKLANILFTQELARRLKASGSGVTVYSVHPGTVNSELVRHSALMRWIWWIFSFFIKTPQQGAQTSLYCALTEGLEVLSGNHFSDCHVAWVSAQARNETVARRLWDVSCDLLGIPVDWLMMAAGPKRSLKQTTQHTLPK
- the RDH11 gene encoding retinol dehydrogenase 11 isoform X3: MLSSGVCTSTIQLPGKVAVVTGANAGIGKETAKELARRGARVYLACRDVQNGELVAREIQMMTGNQQVLVRKLDLADTKSIRAFAKRFLEEEKHLHILINNAGVMMCPYSKTADGFEMHMGVNHLGHFLLTHLLLEKLEESAPSRVVNVSSLAHLLGRIHFHNLQGEKFYQSGLAYCHSKLANILFTQELARRLKASGSGVTVYSVHPGTVNSELVRHSALMRWIWWIFSFFIKTPQQGAQTSLYCALTEGLEVLSGNHFSDCHVAWVSAQARNETVARRLWDVSCDLLGIPVDWLMMAAGPKRSLKQTTQHTLPK
- the RDH11 gene encoding retinol dehydrogenase 11 isoform X1 is translated as MVGVLLLLLLLPFLLYIAAPQIRKMLSSGVCTSTIQLPGKVAVVTGANAGIGKETAKELARRGARVYLACRDVQNGELVAREIQMMTGNQQVLVRKLDLADTKSIRAFAKRFLEEEKHLHILINNAGVMMCPYSKTADGFEMHMGVNHLGHFLLTHLLLEKLEESAPSRVVNVSSLAHLLGRIHFHNLQGEKFYQSGLAYCHSKLANILFTQELARRLKASGSGVTVYSVHPGTVNSELVRHSALMRWIWWIFSFFIKTPQQGAQTSLYCALTEGLEVLSGNHFSDCHVAWVSAQARNETVARRLWDVSCDLLGIPVDWLMMAAGPKRSLKQTTQHTLPK